DNA sequence from the Anguilla anguilla isolate fAngAng1 chromosome 4, fAngAng1.pri, whole genome shotgun sequence genome:
CAAAAAAAGGTCTGTTTATTCTTGAAATGAGATTTAagcttatatttttttactctcAAGTAGataatattagcttgttttgaGTTACTGTTTGCTCGACAAGTGAAACTTTCATACCCCATTGACAATATTTTGCTTGTTTAGAAAAAAGTAATACAGATAAGATTTTAAAGTCTGAATAAAAGACTAAAATATTTGTGGAAATATActtatttttctggttttgtaGTGTGAGTTTCAACATAgtaggggtgacatagctcaggaggtaagactgattgtctggcagttggagggttgccggttcaaaccccgccctgggcatgtcgaagtgtccttgagcaagacacctaacccctaactgctctggcgaatgagaggcatcaattgtaaagtgctttggataaaagcgctatataaatgcagtccatttaccatttacagtaatatgGTTCCTGAGATTAAGACTTGAGACTCATGTCCcatacaggggacaaaaatgaattgctgtgTCTCTTGCTGGGAAAATATGACATACAACATTGGTGGTCAATATCAGTAGCATCCCATTTATAAGATCATGTGTCCTGCATCTACACAATAGCACAGATTTGACTACAGCTTTGCTTATGCCCAGCTCTAGTGGTGATTTCTAGTCACATTAAATCTGCATTTGCATCTGCGAAATGTCAAAATCGTAAACTGTAGCTGCAAACGACCTACACTGCTGAACAAACAGAACATGACTGGAACACACTATTGAAtttacagccaaaaaaaaaacgctgttcCAACAAAATCAAGGAAGATTCCAGATGCACATTTCCAACTGCAGATCCACTGGCTGCCTGCTACATATCTGGCTCAGAACTACCTGGAAGGCTGACCACAATAAATATCGACAGCGCACGTCGGTGTGTAGACCAGAGGAAACTTCTTAACACCATGGCAACATATTCTCACCATTCTCTTAGGGCCatgtaagccccgcccacagggtGACCTtggagacgtgtgtgtgtgaccataGTGCAACACACGTCGTCAGGGTGCAGTCTACAGGagcggtggtgtgtgtgtgtgtgtgtgcgtgtgtgtgtgtgtgtgtgtgtgtgcgtgtgcgtgtgtgtgtgtgtgtgtgtgtgtgtgtgtgtgtgtgtgcgtgtgtgtgtatgtgtgtgtgcgtgtgcgtgtgtgtgcgtgtgtgtgcgtgtgtgcgtgtgcgtgtgcgtgcgtgtgtgtgtgtgtgtggtgtgtgtgtgtgtatgtgtgtgtgcgtgtgtgtgcgtatgtgtgtgtgcgtgtgtgtgtgagtgtgtgtgtgtgtgtgtacgtgtgtgtgtgtgtatgagtgtgtgtgtgtgtgtgtgtgtgtgtgtatgtacgtgtgtgtgtacgtgtgtgtgtgtgtatgtacatgtgtgtgtgaccataGTGCAACACACGTCGTCAGGGTGCAGTCTACAGGagcggtggtgtgtgtgtgtgtgtgtgcgtgtgcgtgtgtgtgcgtgtgcgtgtgtgtgcgtgtgcgtgtgcgtgtgtgtgtgtgtgtgtgtgtgtgtgcgtgtgtgtgcgtgcgtgtgtgtgtgtgtgtgtgtgtgtgtgtgtgcgtgtgtgtgcgtgtgtgtgtgtgtgtgtgtgtgtgtgtgcgtgtgtggtgcaGAGCATGGCAGTTCTGTAGTCAGAGGTGCTAAAGGTCTGTTCTCCACCCAGCAGGTtgaaacacgtacacacacacacacacacacgcacacacacgcacacacacacacacacacacacacacacacacacacacaggtagggAGAAGGactggaaaacatgcaaacgcAAACTGTATTCAGACCAATAAATAttgtatacacaaacaaatgcagacactcacaatacacaaacacacacatgcccacacacacacacacacacacacacacatacacatacacacacacatgcacacatagatacacacacacttaggtTAACTGTATTTTAACATGCCTCCCAAACAGTAATTCCTAATACTTTGCCTTGGTGGAGCGACATCACACATCAAACACTCAGAACATAacagaatacagaaaaataacagcagGCTACTCCGCTCATCTAGACCCATCAATCTCCTGCAAACAAAAGATTATTCAGTAAAGCATGAAGCCCGTACTTGAACATACTGAGGGTCCTTGTAGGTGCAAGGCCCTTCCAACCACCTATCTTTGCGTCGGTAATATGCTAAAGGTAAAAAGTTTCTTTTTACATAAATTAAACAGAACTCTATGAATTTCAGTCATATTATGGGGGGCGTTGTCCTATACTGCCCTCTTCATGTCATTGGTGGAACAGCAACATGCAGTCCCAAAATACTGTACGCTCCACACTCAAGAAGTGTCCCTGCGTTACCTGAGCGAAGGTTGCCATAGCGATGCCGGCCCACTCTaatcagaaaacacaaacattccGACAGCGGCTACACTGGTGACAGCTCCCCATCTCCCGCTGATTTAAACCACAGCCAATCAATAAGAGGCAGTGACtgataaaatctgtttttttttcttcttttccacagcaacagagagggaggaagagacaCACAAAAAGTGGAGGAAGACTTGCAGGAGAAAGAAGGAAGACAGAGgaaacagagagcagagagacgGTGAGACTGGACTCACAGTTGTATTTCACAGAGCTATGAGCTACACTCcgtctgattttttaaaactgtttgatCCTTCATTATCTGCTGATTCCAGGTCTGGGTTCAAATAATTACATGAACTATTTTAAAAGGATAGTCCAGAGGTGTGTTAGTGCACGTTTTCGAAAACACATTCTATGCAAGTCCAGAGCAACTGCTCACAAAACTCTTCACCATACCTTTTCCCCTATACCTGTAGCAGACCACCTTGAGTAATCACAGCAGTGTTCCACTGATATTTCACAGCACTGTGATGCTGATATTTCACAGCTGTATATATTTAGGATGATAACCTTGTATGGGTCTGTTTGTTATGAACGGGCCCTTGTGGTGTCCCCTGCAGACGCCGGCGGGATGTGGGGGCGCGTGCGGGACCCCCCCGCGTGCTCGCAGTGCCCCCATCACGTGCGCACGGGGTCCGACGCGCCCGTGCCCTTCTCTGAGTTCTGCGAGGCCTTCGGGTTCCCCACCGGACCCTCGGGGTCCCCTGCGCTGCTGGCGTTCTACGAGCTGCGGGGCCCCGCCGGGGGTCTGCTCCAGAGGGGGCGGGCGAGCGGGTGCCCCCGCCTCGGCCTGCACCCCGAAACCCTGCTCTTCGGCTCCGAGGGGTGAGTTACACCCCACAATCTCCGATCAGTGAGGCGTAGAGAGGAGAGTGAAGCTGAGGGGTGGAGCTTGTGGCAGTGAGGGGTGGAGCCTATGATCATGGGGTGGAGCCTGTGGCAGTGAAGGGGTGGAGGAGTTTTGGAGTGGAGACTGTGATAGTGAGGAGCAGTTTGGGGGTGCAGTGCAGTAGCCTGCAGTACTGAGGGGATGGAGATTGTGGGGGTGGAGACTGTGGTACTGAGGGGGTGGAGCAGTTTCGGGGTGGAACCTGTAGTACTGAGGCGGTGCAGATTGTGCTGGTGGGGCGGTGTGCATGGGCGGAGCTGACGGCATctgtggccccgccctccaACAGGTACCTGCAGTCGGTTATGGAGGCGGGCGAGGAGGTGAGCTACATCATGCTGTACAGCAGCTCCACCCCCTGCGAGGAGCCGCCCGCCCTGTGCGCCAGCGCCATCGCCCGCTTCCTGGAGCTGCACCCGGGCGTGCGGCTGGACCTGCTGTTCGCCCAGCTGTACCGCGCCGACGAGCGCTGGCCGGGCAGCGCCCAGAACCGGGCGGGGCTGCGGCGCCTGGCCGCCCTCTGGCCCCGCCTCACCCTCAGCCCCGTCTCGGGCGGGGCCTGGGCCCAGCTGCAGCGCGGTTTCGTGCGGGACGCCGCCCCCTCCGCGCCCCCGccggccccctcccccagccggGCCGCCGCCGACCGGCTCAACGCCGTCTGGATCTCGGCCATCACCGGCGTCGGCCCCGCCTTCCTGGACCTGTCCCGCCGGGCCGCGCCCGTCTCTGACCCCGCCCCGGCCGCGCCCGCCAGGCGGTCCCTCACCTTGCTTCCGCCCCCACATCGCCACCGCTACCTGCCAGGGACCTTCCCTCACgacatgcccccccaccccgccaaaCCCCTCCCCGTCAGGACCGGCCATCGCCCCCCCGTCAACGTGGTGCGGCACGTCCGTCTGCCCCCGCCCGGCCCGGGCcgtcccccctcctctctttcttcagcctcatcctcctcttcctccgtccTGCTGCCGCCCGGGCGCCCCGTGGAGGTGCGGAAGGTGACGGAGAGGGAGGTTCCTAgcgacagccaatcacagcccgaGGAGCTCCGAGAAAGGAAGGCCCCGCTATAAATAGCGTACGTCGGCGGCGTCCGCTCGTTCTCACGGACAGCCGCAGGGTTTGCGGATTCCAGCTGTTACTCGGGGATGAACTGATGAGCTAAATCAGTTACCCAAACAGTTAATAGCTCATCTCACAtctgggttttttatttttatttttttttggctctgaaatAGTTTAAATAGTTTAAGGTGCAAATCCTAAACCATTCTGCGGTTCTTCTGAGCGGCAGGAACAAACGTGACGGCTGTCGAGCGGGAGCAGTGAATAATAAACGGTATTATTTGTGCCAAATGCAGATACAGCTGAACGGAACGTATCCGCCGATGTCTGTTCGGTCTTCTCCTGCATGCTAATGCTCTCAAGGTCTGTGTCTGACTGCTGAATCAGTTGCGGGTGGGTGGAGGCgtacgcgtgcgtgcgtgcatgtgcgtgtgtgtgtgtgtgtgtgtaggttgcAGTATgttgcagtatgtgtgtgtattgtgtgcttgtgtgtagcatgcatgacattacattacatttatgtggcagactgctaaacacaggttcagtaaggtacaatacttattttgtacagctatttctagccaagaacacagtttagttcacacagcaTGAGTGTACaatatgtatgtatctgtgtgtgaacaCCATGTGCAGGTTTGTATATTCATGATTGTACATGTGTCCAaactatgtgtgtatgtgtgcatgtattgtgtgtgtgtgtgtgtgtgtgtgtgtgtgagcatgtgtgcatgtgtattgtgtgtgtatgagtgtttgtgtgtgtgtgtccactgtaagtgtctgtgtctgtatgtgtgtgcgtgggggtgtgtatgtgtgtgtgagagagagtgtgtgtgtatgtgtgtgtgtgtgagagagagagagtgtgtgtgtatgtgtgtgtgtgtgtgagagagtgtgtgtgtgtgtgtgagagagtgtgtgtgtgtgtgtgtgtgtgagagagtgtgtgtgtgtgtgtgtgtgagagtgtgtgtgtgtgtgtgtgagagagtgtgtgtgtgtgtgtgtgtgtgagagagtgtgtgtgtgtgtgtgtgtgtgagagagtgtgtgtgtgtgtgtgagagagtgtgtgtgtgtgtgtgtgtgtgagagagtgtgtgtgtgtgtgtgtacagctgttcactgcattatactgcactgctctACAGTGCTGGGACCCGTGTCAcaggacagggggaggggagacagagatagaggcTTCTGAAGAGGAGAAGCAGGAGCAGAAGTGAGGGGTGGGGATTTTGGGAGAAGACAGCTGAGgtaagggttggggggggggggggtgggaagacaaggaaaggacagagaagggaggaggagggaggagaaggatCCTGCTCTGCCATGTGACAGAGCAGCCTGGAACTAATGAATATCCCAGGCTGCGTTTAAGGTTTAAGAGGGGCGATGTACACACCCTCCTTCCTCCTTTTAACCCTGTAAAAAAATCGGCTTTTCGGAATGTTTTTTATCCcctcagaattctaagtcagtgttctagaactccactgctttcagtcgccaggaatgattgtgacatcagcaaaaGAATGTTCAGGTaggagcattctaatcacacatttgtaatCGTAAAGGGTTAATACTGTACCtctccctacacacacactcctacatttatatatgttACTGTTCAGCTTGTAGTGCACAGCTCATAGTCTTATCACGTGCACATGTTTTTGTGTAAGCGCACCCAG
Encoded proteins:
- the LOC118225575 gene encoding putative C->U-editing enzyme APOBEC-4, whose product is MWGRVRDPPACSQCPHHVRTGSDAPVPFSEFCEAFGFPTGPSGSPALLAFYELRGPAGGLLQRGRASGCPRLGLHPETLLFGSEGYLQSVMEAGEEVSYIMLYSSSTPCEEPPALCASAIARFLELHPGVRLDLLFAQLYRADERWPGSAQNRAGLRRLAALWPRLTLSPVSGGAWAQLQRGFVRDAAPSAPPPAPSPSRAAADRLNAVWISAITGVGPAFLDLSRRAAPVSDPAPAAPARRSLTLLPPPHRHRYLPGTFPHDMPPHPAKPLPVRTGHRPPVNVVRHVRLPPPGPGRPPSSLSSASSSSSSVLLPPGRPVEVRKVTEREVPSDSQSQPEELRERKAPL